One window of Solwaraspora sp. WMMA2056 genomic DNA carries:
- a CDS encoding cellulose binding domain-containing protein: MEVGSNKTLIGADSNATIRGGININGGSNIIIRNLNVQGGGQGSSPADTIAARNAHHLWFDHLNLWDASDGLLDLTRGVDYMTVSWVKFWYTNSSHSHRLASLVGGGSTHGDTDSGKLNATYHHNWFADLVDQRGPRMLFGKGHVYNSYYNSPGNAYAIGTGSYASVLVENNYFKDIRDPHRFQDSNPTYITARGNVYDNTSGRRDTGAQGSGVTPFTNPPYSYSLDAANDVPGIVTACAGPRLSGTPLPPTTAPPTTAPPTTAPPTTAPPTTAPPTTAPPTTPPTTTAPPTTGACSASYQTVSSWPGGFQGEVVVRAGSTAINGWTVRWTLGSGQTISQLWNGSLSTSGSSVTVRNVDYNGTLPAGGTATFGFLGSGSPSSPSLTCSSP; encoded by the coding sequence GCGACGATCCGTGGTGGCATCAACATCAACGGCGGTAGCAACATCATCATCCGCAACTTGAACGTGCAGGGCGGCGGCCAGGGCAGCAGCCCGGCCGACACGATCGCCGCGCGTAACGCCCACCACCTATGGTTCGACCACCTGAACCTGTGGGACGCCAGCGACGGGTTGCTGGACCTCACCCGAGGCGTCGACTACATGACGGTGTCCTGGGTCAAGTTCTGGTACACCAACAGTTCCCACTCGCACAGGCTGGCCAGCCTGGTGGGTGGAGGCTCGACCCACGGCGACACCGACAGCGGAAAGCTGAACGCCACCTACCACCACAACTGGTTCGCTGATCTGGTTGACCAGCGTGGACCACGAATGCTGTTCGGCAAAGGCCACGTCTACAACAGCTACTACAATTCCCCCGGGAACGCGTACGCCATCGGCACCGGATCGTACGCCTCCGTACTCGTGGAGAACAACTACTTCAAGGACATACGGGACCCGCACCGGTTCCAGGACTCGAACCCCACGTACATCACCGCGCGGGGAAACGTCTACGACAACACCAGCGGTCGGCGTGACACAGGCGCCCAGGGTAGTGGCGTCACTCCGTTCACGAACCCGCCGTACAGCTATTCGCTCGACGCGGCAAACGACGTCCCCGGCATTGTCACCGCCTGCGCGGGCCCGAGACTGTCCGGGACGCCGCTGCCGCCCACCACAGCGCCGCCCACCACGGCACCACCGACGACGGCACCACCGACGACGGCACCACCGACGACGGCGCCGCCGACGACGGCGCCGCCCACCACGCCACCAACGACGACCGCGCCACCAACCACAGGTGCCTGCAGCGCCTCTTACCAGACCGTCAGCTCGTGGCCCGGTGGCTTCCAGGGCGAGGTGGTCGTACGAGCAGGAAGCACAGCGATCAACGGCTGGACCGTCCGCTGGACCCTCGGCAGCGGGCAGACCATCAGTCAGCTATGGAACGGTAGCCTCAGCACCAGCGGTTCCAGCGTCACGGTACGCAATGTGGACTACAACGGCACGCTGCCGGCCGGTGGCACCGCGACCTTCGGGTTCCTCGGCTCCGGCTCACCGTCCTCGCCGTCTCTGACCTGTTCCAGCCCGTGA
- a CDS encoding DUF1801 domain-containing protein, protein MSRAGTDGFSEGERAAMKERAAELKKETTRSRGGKAAAEELDMLSKIAQMEPSDRALAERVHAIVTTNAPDLSPKLWYGQPAYARKGKVVCFFRSGHADKEPYSTFGFTAAANLADDSGLWPTSFAVAQLSEQAAETIAALVKKAVS, encoded by the coding sequence ATGAGCAGGGCAGGCACTGACGGTTTCTCCGAGGGCGAGCGCGCCGCCATGAAGGAACGCGCCGCAGAACTCAAGAAGGAGACGACCCGCAGTCGTGGTGGCAAGGCAGCCGCCGAGGAGCTCGACATGCTGTCGAAGATCGCTCAGATGGAACCGTCGGACCGCGCACTGGCCGAACGGGTCCACGCCATCGTCACCACCAACGCCCCCGACCTGTCCCCGAAGCTCTGGTACGGCCAGCCGGCGTACGCGAGGAAGGGCAAGGTCGTGTGCTTCTTCCGCAGCGGACACGCGGACAAGGAGCCGTACTCCACCTTCGGCTTCACCGCTGCGGCCAACCTCGCCGACGACAGCGGCCTGTGGCCGACGTCCTTCGCCGTCGCCCAGCTCAGCGAGCAGGCCGCAGAGACCATCGCCGCCCTCGTCAAGAAGGCCGTGAGCTGA
- a CDS encoding NUDIX hydrolase, translating into MSSPPDDYTATLPRKRMGAAVLLRDRDGRILLVEPTYKDYWELPGGVVEADESPYDAAVRELAEELGLAVAPGRLLVVDWVPPRAGRTEGVMFVYDGGVLDASQTDAIRLPPQELRSWAWSTLPQAQQRLSPLLARRAAAAVEAATDSGTVYGDGQRDCLP; encoded by the coding sequence GTGAGCTCCCCGCCGGACGATTACACAGCGACGTTGCCGCGCAAGCGGATGGGTGCGGCCGTGCTGCTGCGCGACCGTGACGGTCGGATCCTGCTCGTCGAGCCGACGTACAAGGACTACTGGGAACTACCAGGTGGCGTGGTGGAGGCCGACGAGTCGCCGTACGACGCGGCGGTCCGTGAGCTGGCCGAAGAACTCGGCCTGGCGGTCGCTCCCGGCCGGCTGCTGGTGGTCGACTGGGTGCCGCCTCGCGCCGGCCGCACCGAGGGAGTGATGTTCGTGTACGACGGCGGTGTCCTGGACGCATCGCAGACCGACGCGATCCGGCTGCCGCCGCAGGAGTTGCGCAGCTGGGCGTGGTCGACCCTGCCGCAGGCGCAGCAGCGGCTCTCGCCGCTGCTGGCCCGGCGGGCCGCCGCCGCTGTGGAAGCGGCGACGGACAGCGGGACTGTCTACGGCGACGGACAGCGGGACTGTCTACCTTGA
- a CDS encoding IS66 family transposase codes for MPADPPPSYDELLALNAGLAARLEQALTRIAELEARLKQSSSNSSKPPSSDGLAKPAPKSLRGRSGRRPGRPAGGEGTTLSQVAEPDVVVRHVPDTCGGCGDGLTDPAEVTVTRRQVFDIPQPRVVVTEHQIVTVACPCGHHTTAATPAGATAPAAYGPRIAAIGVYLLHGQFLSIGRTADAIRDLFGLPVAPATITAWVTRTALGVIDTVLPVIRDRVRHAPVAHFDETGIRVDGRLAWLHSASTPTDVLLTVHRRRGTAAMDDAGVLPGYTGVAVHDAWAPYDTYTDAVHALCNAHVLRELVYVVDTATGQVADLAGQAIDALRRLNRLTVTARADGGEPDPADLAEQTHLLRSAVVLGAAATAARTDKLHRKYHALFVRLRDRRADYLRFLTDPAVPFDNNPAERTIRMPKLRIKVSGSMRTMTGAEHFAAIRSYTATATRHGINMLDALTRAAAGSPWIPTTA; via the coding sequence ATGCCCGCCGATCCGCCGCCGTCGTATGACGAGCTGCTGGCGTTGAACGCCGGGCTGGCCGCACGGCTGGAGCAGGCCCTGACGCGGATCGCTGAGCTTGAGGCCCGGTTGAAGCAGTCGTCGAGCAACTCGTCGAAACCGCCGTCGAGCGACGGGCTGGCCAAACCGGCGCCGAAGTCGCTGCGGGGCCGTTCGGGTCGCCGGCCGGGCCGCCCGGCCGGGGGCGAGGGCACCACCCTGTCCCAGGTGGCCGAACCGGACGTGGTCGTCCGGCACGTGCCGGACACCTGTGGCGGCTGCGGTGACGGCCTGACCGACCCCGCCGAGGTGACGGTCACCCGCCGGCAGGTGTTCGACATCCCCCAGCCCCGGGTCGTGGTGACCGAGCACCAGATCGTCACCGTCGCCTGCCCGTGCGGGCACCACACCACCGCCGCGACACCCGCCGGGGCCACCGCGCCCGCCGCCTACGGACCACGGATCGCCGCGATCGGCGTCTACCTGCTCCACGGACAGTTCCTGTCCATCGGCCGCACCGCCGACGCGATCCGTGACCTGTTCGGCCTGCCCGTCGCGCCAGCCACCATCACCGCCTGGGTCACCCGCACCGCCCTCGGCGTCATCGACACGGTGCTCCCCGTCATCCGTGACCGCGTCCGCCACGCCCCGGTCGCGCACTTCGACGAGACCGGCATACGCGTCGACGGCCGCCTCGCCTGGCTGCACTCCGCCTCCACACCCACCGACGTGCTCCTCACCGTGCACCGCCGGCGCGGCACCGCCGCAATGGACGACGCCGGCGTGCTACCCGGATACACCGGCGTCGCCGTGCACGACGCGTGGGCCCCGTACGACACCTACACCGACGCGGTCCACGCCCTGTGCAACGCCCACGTCCTACGCGAACTGGTCTACGTGGTCGACACCGCCACCGGGCAGGTCGCCGACCTCGCCGGCCAGGCCATCGACGCCCTGCGGCGACTGAACCGCCTGACGGTCACGGCCCGCGCCGACGGCGGTGAACCCGACCCGGCCGACCTCGCCGAACAGACCCACCTGCTGCGCTCGGCCGTCGTGCTCGGCGCCGCAGCCACCGCCGCCCGAACCGACAAGCTGCACCGCAAGTACCACGCCCTGTTCGTGCGGCTACGGGACCGACGCGCCGACTACCTGCGGTTCCTCACCGACCCGGCCGTGCCGTTCGACAACAACCCGGCCGAGCGGACCATCCGCATGCCGAAACTCCGGATCAAGGTCTCCGGCAGTATGCGCACCATGACCGGAGCCGAACACTTCGCCGCGATCCGCAGCTACACCGCCACCGCCACCCGACACGGCATCAACATGCTCGACGCACTCACCCGAGCCGCCGCCGGCAGCCCTTGGATCCCCACAACCGCCTGA
- a CDS encoding DUF397 domain-containing protein gives MTMKNWQLEKAEWRTSSRSGGNGNCVEVADNLAAAIAVRDSKDRSGPVLAFSPTAWASFTTSLRGE, from the coding sequence ATGACGATGAAGAACTGGCAACTGGAGAAGGCCGAGTGGCGCACGAGCAGCCGCTCCGGCGGCAACGGGAACTGCGTTGAGGTCGCCGACAACTTGGCAGCCGCCATCGCGGTACGGGACAGCAAGGACCGTTCCGGCCCCGTGCTCGCATTCTCCCCCACCGCTTGGGCGTCCTTCACCACGTCGCTGCGGGGCGAGTGA
- a CDS encoding helix-turn-helix transcriptional regulator: MDVAARKHLPTVRLRRLAYQLRGMRSDAGLTREDAAEKTHMNSATLWRIETGKVRPQKRTVLALLDLYGISDGQQRTELLDLLKDSNQLGWLQAYEEVLSDEYSAYISFEAEARSVRNYEPLFVPGLLQTEEYARAVTAGVLPECSESDVAHRVEAPMKRQESITKDTPLKLWAIIDEGVIHRQVGGVDVMRGQLRHLADMTKQPHITLQVLPYEVGAHAGMHGAFALMDFPDPYDPELVYIENRVNAMFLESPSEIASYSSLFEYLRAAAVDPAGSVRMIKKSIDRMDEKGR, encoded by the coding sequence ATGGACGTGGCCGCGCGCAAGCACCTGCCGACTGTTCGCCTGCGCCGCCTGGCATACCAGCTGCGCGGGATGCGCAGCGACGCAGGGCTCACCCGCGAAGACGCCGCCGAGAAGACCCACATGAACAGCGCAACCCTGTGGCGGATCGAAACCGGCAAGGTGCGACCGCAGAAGCGGACCGTCCTCGCCCTGCTCGACCTCTACGGCATCAGCGACGGGCAACAGCGCACAGAGCTGCTGGACCTGCTCAAGGACTCGAACCAGCTGGGCTGGCTCCAGGCGTACGAGGAAGTCCTGTCGGACGAGTACAGCGCCTACATCAGCTTCGAGGCCGAGGCCCGCAGCGTCCGCAACTACGAGCCGCTGTTCGTGCCAGGCCTGCTGCAGACCGAGGAGTACGCCCGAGCCGTCACCGCAGGAGTGCTGCCCGAGTGCAGCGAGTCCGACGTGGCGCATCGCGTCGAGGCTCCGATGAAACGCCAGGAGTCGATCACCAAGGACACGCCGCTGAAGCTCTGGGCGATCATCGACGAAGGCGTGATCCATCGCCAGGTCGGCGGGGTCGACGTGATGCGCGGCCAGCTACGCCACCTCGCCGACATGACCAAGCAACCCCACATCACCCTCCAGGTGCTGCCGTACGAGGTTGGTGCCCACGCTGGCATGCACGGCGCGTTCGCCCTGATGGACTTCCCCGACCCGTATGATCCGGAGCTCGTCTACATCGAGAACCGGGTCAACGCGATGTTCCTGGAGAGTCCGTCTGAGATCGCCAGCTACAGCTCGCTGTTCGAGTACCTCCGCGCAGCAGCGGTCGACCCAGCAGGGTCGGTCAGGATGATCAAGAAGTCCATCGACCGCATGGACGAGAAGGGAAGATGA
- a CDS encoding DivIVA domain-containing protein produces MVSLVRPDDLARTAATGGRSTVTRSFGRHRPPVVSVNGETYEGDAAPVPLTAEQVARVRFRTRWRGLDPRHVAAYVAQVAAELRRRDQSIAQLVDELSLLKQALRDWQSDQARLPYVGELDIDPGT; encoded by the coding sequence ATGGTGTCCCTGGTGCGGCCGGACGACCTGGCCCGGACCGCCGCCACCGGAGGGAGAAGCACTGTGACCAGGTCATTCGGCCGGCACCGGCCGCCGGTGGTCAGCGTCAACGGCGAGACGTACGAGGGGGACGCCGCGCCGGTCCCGCTGACCGCCGAGCAGGTGGCCCGGGTGCGCTTCCGTACCCGCTGGCGGGGCCTCGACCCACGGCACGTCGCGGCGTACGTCGCCCAGGTCGCCGCCGAGCTACGCCGCCGCGACCAGAGCATCGCCCAACTCGTCGACGAGTTGTCGCTGCTCAAGCAGGCGCTGCGGGACTGGCAGAGCGATCAGGCTCGGCTGCCGTACGTCGGTGAACTCGACATCGACCCCGGCACCTGA